The Collibacillus ludicampi region TGTTTTGTCAATAATAATTCGAAAAATATGTAATCAAACAACAAAGTTCGTTTGAAAAATGAGCGTAAACTTGTAGCGAAAAACGCATTATTTTAATTTGGCACATAATTTTTTGTTCGTAATTGCTCGTTTTTATGATGAAAGCGCTTGATTAACAAATGCGAAACAGTTTACTATAAAGGTATTCATTACTGAATTGATAAGGAGGATGTCGGTTGAGTATTCAGAATAAGCATATATAAAAGAATATTCGGTTCGATGCTTTGTTTTTTAAGAAAATTGGGTGGAAACAGAATTTGAGAAGGGGAATTAAAGATTAAAATATTAACTTATCAATTTTAAAAAATGGGGTGAACAGATGGGTACGATGACAAAAATTCATACAGAACCAATTCCTGAAAGAATCCAGAAGCGAAAAAGGTTTTCGGGGGAAAACGTAACAGGTTGGTTCTTGGTGTTACCAGCAATTCTTTATTTATTGGTCTGGAATGTGTATCCTCTAATTTATGCATTGTACGTAAGCTTGACCAATTTAAATCTAACGCGCCCAGCGTTAAATAAGTTTATAGGTTTAAATAACTATTTACTATTATTAAAAGATGAGACATTCCGAACTGCGATTGGCAATACTCTCTATATGACAGTTTTATCCATATTATTTGAACTTGTAATTGGGTATTTTTGCGCGAAACTATTCGTTCGTGCTGAAAAGATAAAGGGGGTCAATATTTTACGAACCATTTTTATTCTTCCCATTATGATAACACCATTGGTGGCTGGGCTGCTTTGGTCATATATATTAAACCCAACACTTGGTATCATAAATTACATTTTTAAAATTCTCCATTTACCTATTTTACCTTGGTTAGGAGATGAGAAGCTTGCTTATTATTCAATTGTTGCCATTAATGTTTGGCAATGGACACCATTTATGATGCTCCTGATTATCGCAGGATTAAATAGTATTCCTAAATCCTTAATAGAGGTAGCAGAATTGGAGGGAGCAGGATGGTGGAAAAAATTTATTCATCTCGAAATTCCGTTTATATCGAATATTATTTCAATAGGCGTATTTATTCGTGTAATGGAAAACCTTAAAATGTTTGATGTTGTTTATGCTACAACGAATGGTGGGCCAGGGAAGGCGACAGAAATGGCAAGTTTGCTGGCTTACCGGCAATCTTTCTTATATTATCAAACTGGATATGGTGCTGCGGTGGCCGTATTGATTCTAATTTTGAGTACAATTCTTGTCCAATTGTTGTTCAAATCTATGTGGAGGAGAGATGTAGTGTGAAGAAAAGAAGGTCTTCCAATGTGATTTCTGCGGCCTCAGTTTATGTTCTTACATTTCTTTATATATTACCTCTACTATGGTTACTGTTAGCTGCATTTAAGACACGTGCAGAAATGTTTAAGATACCACCAGTAATTTTTCCTCATAAAATTAATATAGATAATTTCATTTACGTTTTAAAAGATAGTAGTCCGTATTTTTTAAATTCTCTGATAGCAAGCGTTTGTTCTACCTTTTTGGCCTTATTACTTGCAATTCCTGCGGCATATTCATTAGCACGTTATAATATTAAGCGTTCAAAGGATATAGAGTTATGGATATTAAGTACAAAAATGATGCCGCCGATTGCTGTGATCATTCCTTTGTTTATAATTTTTCAAAAAGTGGGTATCTTTGATACTTTAGTAGGTTTAATCTTGTTATACACGGCATTCAATCTACCGTTTGCTGTGTGGATTCTAATATCCTTTTTTAAAAAAGTGCCGAGGGAGATAGAAGAAGCGGCTAAAATCGACGGTTGTAATTTAATTCAAATTTTAATGTTTATTGGAATACCTTTGGTTCGATCGGGGATTGCTGTTGTAGTTATTTTTTCTATAATTTGGACCTGGAATGATTTGCTTTTCGGTTTAATAATGACACAAAATGCTGCAAAAACATTACCAGTAGCTTTGGCCTCATATGCGAATACTCTTGATATTAAATGGGAGTTAATGGCTGCCCTCGCTGTATTGCAAACGCTTCCAGTTGTAATCATCACTTTTCTGTCTCAAAGGCATATAGTATCAGGTTTAACGTTTGGAGGGGTAGAAAAATAAATTTTTTTCAATTTGAGGTGGATAACGTGAAAAGAGGGAAGTACGCGATAGGAATAGATTTTGGTACGGAATCGGGTAGAGCGGTTCTTGTAGATATAACGAATGGTTGGGAAGTATCAACAC contains the following coding sequences:
- a CDS encoding carbohydrate ABC transporter permease; translated protein: MGTMTKIHTEPIPERIQKRKRFSGENVTGWFLVLPAILYLLVWNVYPLIYALYVSLTNLNLTRPALNKFIGLNNYLLLLKDETFRTAIGNTLYMTVLSILFELVIGYFCAKLFVRAEKIKGVNILRTIFILPIMITPLVAGLLWSYILNPTLGIINYIFKILHLPILPWLGDEKLAYYSIVAINVWQWTPFMMLLIIAGLNSIPKSLIEVAELEGAGWWKKFIHLEIPFISNIISIGVFIRVMENLKMFDVVYATTNGGPGKATEMASLLAYRQSFLYYQTGYGAAVAVLILILSTILVQLLFKSMWRRDVV
- a CDS encoding carbohydrate ABC transporter permease, translated to MKKRRSSNVISAASVYVLTFLYILPLLWLLLAAFKTRAEMFKIPPVIFPHKINIDNFIYVLKDSSPYFLNSLIASVCSTFLALLLAIPAAYSLARYNIKRSKDIELWILSTKMMPPIAVIIPLFIIFQKVGIFDTLVGLILLYTAFNLPFAVWILISFFKKVPREIEEAAKIDGCNLIQILMFIGIPLVRSGIAVVVIFSIIWTWNDLLFGLIMTQNAAKTLPVALASYANTLDIKWELMAALAVLQTLPVVIITFLSQRHIVSGLTFGGVEK